Proteins from a genomic interval of Ralstonia wenshanensis:
- the soxX gene encoding sulfur oxidation c-type cytochrome SoxX encodes MIRLTLIAVALVAGAAHAADAAPAKAVTPPKPDAKADAALAKVIHESFVSKGPATVEGVTERDDVQKICSQFADRNAVPAAVAKKLEDAQLKTIHYPADDKWLGDWKAGEKTAQSGRGMQFSDPAGGANGANCYACHRLSKDEVSYGTIGPSLYQYGKLRGDSEAILRYTWGKIYNSNAYAACSNMPRFGHKGILTEQQIRDVMALLFDPASPVNQ; translated from the coding sequence ATGATCCGACTGACCCTCATCGCCGTGGCCCTCGTTGCAGGCGCTGCCCATGCCGCCGATGCGGCACCCGCCAAGGCCGTCACGCCGCCCAAGCCCGATGCCAAGGCCGACGCGGCCCTCGCCAAGGTTATCCACGAGAGCTTTGTCTCCAAGGGCCCGGCCACGGTGGAAGGCGTGACCGAGCGCGACGACGTGCAGAAGATCTGCAGCCAGTTTGCCGACCGCAACGCCGTGCCCGCTGCCGTGGCCAAGAAGCTGGAAGACGCACAGCTCAAGACCATCCATTACCCCGCAGACGACAAGTGGCTGGGCGACTGGAAGGCAGGCGAGAAGACCGCGCAGAGCGGCCGCGGCATGCAGTTCTCCGACCCGGCCGGCGGCGCGAACGGCGCCAATTGCTACGCGTGCCACCGCCTTTCGAAAGACGAGGTGTCGTACGGCACCATTGGCCCGTCGCTGTACCAGTACGGCAAGCTGCGCGGGGATTCGGAAGCAATCCTGCGCTACACGTGGGGCAAGATCTACAACTCCAACGCGTATGCGGCGTGCTCCAACATGCCGCGCTTCGGGCACAAGGGGATACTGACTGAACAGCAGATCCGCGATGTGATGGCGTTGTTGTTCGATC
- the soxA gene encoding sulfur oxidation c-type cytochrome SoxA — MVLAAALAAGSAVMASAQDAKDSTAAGIAQYREMLADGNPAELWEAAGEELWKKPAGPKQASLEACDLGLGPGVVKGAYAKLPRFFKDTGRVMDAEQRLMYCRMTLQGLTKEEASARPFSSPGKASDIERLIAYVASESRGAAIDIPLAHPEEKRVYELGRRMFFYRGGAYDFACATCHAQPGLRIRLQDLPDLLTADGARYAYSTWPGYRVSQGEVRTMQHRLYDCLRQQRFPEPLYGSEVITALEMFLARNANGGKMDAPSIKR; from the coding sequence ATGGTGCTGGCTGCGGCATTGGCTGCCGGCAGCGCCGTGATGGCATCCGCGCAGGACGCCAAGGACAGCACCGCCGCCGGCATCGCGCAGTACCGCGAGATGCTGGCCGACGGCAACCCGGCCGAACTCTGGGAAGCCGCCGGCGAAGAACTCTGGAAGAAGCCTGCCGGCCCCAAGCAGGCCTCGCTTGAAGCGTGCGACCTGGGCCTCGGCCCCGGCGTGGTGAAGGGCGCCTACGCCAAGCTGCCGCGCTTCTTCAAAGACACCGGCCGCGTGATGGACGCCGAACAGCGCCTCATGTATTGCCGTATGACGCTGCAGGGGCTGACCAAGGAAGAGGCTTCGGCCCGCCCGTTCTCGTCGCCGGGCAAGGCGTCGGACATTGAACGGCTGATCGCGTACGTGGCTTCGGAATCGCGCGGCGCGGCCATCGACATTCCGCTCGCCCATCCCGAAGAAAAGCGCGTGTACGAACTCGGCCGCCGCATGTTCTTCTACCGTGGCGGCGCGTATGACTTTGCCTGCGCCACGTGCCATGCCCAGCCGGGTTTGCGCATCCGCCTGCAAGACCTGCCCGACCTGCTGACCGCCGACGGCGCGCGCTATGCGTATTCCACATGGCCGGGTTATCGCGTCTCGCAGGGCGAGGTCCGCACGATGCAGCACCGCCTGTACGACTGCCTGCGCCAACAGCGCTTTCCGGAACCGCTTTACGGCAGCGAGGTGATTACCGCGCTGGAGATGTTCCTCGCCCGCAACGCCAACGGCGGCAAGATGGACGCGCCGTCCATCAAACGATGA
- a CDS encoding DsrE family protein: MRRSFFRVTAALAALGVAGKAAAQNAPRAGGAGARYKVVYQLSEGIDQAVRAIGNLRNHLNGAPGTKIVVVAFGHGIEFLVEGAKDAQGRTFDAPVAALASMGVEFRVCHNSLMAFKVPEDKLLLEAKVVPAGVVEITRLQQEEGFAYIKP; encoded by the coding sequence ATGCGACGCAGCTTCTTTCGTGTGACCGCCGCGCTGGCGGCCTTGGGTGTGGCCGGCAAGGCCGCTGCCCAGAACGCCCCGCGCGCTGGTGGCGCCGGTGCCCGCTACAAGGTCGTCTACCAGTTGAGCGAAGGCATCGACCAGGCCGTGCGCGCCATCGGCAACCTGCGCAACCACCTGAACGGCGCACCCGGCACGAAGATCGTGGTGGTGGCGTTCGGGCATGGCATCGAGTTTCTCGTCGAGGGGGCCAAGGATGCGCAGGGCCGCACCTTCGATGCGCCGGTGGCGGCGCTGGCCAGCATGGGCGTGGAGTTTCGCGTGTGCCACAACTCGCTGATGGCCTTCAAGGTGCCGGAAGACAAGCTGCTGCTCGAAGCCAAGGTGGTGCCGGCCGGCGTGGTGGAAATCACCCGCTTGCAGCAGGAAGAAGGTTTCGCCTATATCAAACCGTAG
- the soxZ gene encoding thiosulfate oxidation carrier complex protein SoxZ — MADPMRIRAMENGGTTDVKILMKHDMETGQRKDASGKVVPAWHITNVTVLHSGKTVLDAQFGPAVSKDPFLNFKFKGGAKGDKVTVTWVDNHGDKRTDETSIQ, encoded by the coding sequence ATGGCAGACCCGATGCGCATTCGCGCGATGGAAAACGGCGGCACGACCGACGTGAAGATCCTGATGAAGCACGACATGGAAACCGGCCAGCGCAAAGACGCGTCCGGCAAGGTCGTGCCGGCCTGGCACATCACCAATGTGACGGTGCTGCACAGCGGCAAGACGGTGCTCGATGCACAGTTCGGCCCGGCCGTGTCGAAAGATCCGTTCCTCAATTTCAAGTTCAAGGGCGGCGCCAAGGGCGACAAGGTGACGGTCACGTGGGTGGACAACCACGGCGACAAGCGCACCGACGAGACGTCGATCCAGTAA
- the soxY gene encoding thiosulfate oxidation carrier protein SoxY: MNDAINLSRRDVLRAGAMMALLVSAGIATPAQAAEWNKAAFAVKGVNEVLKQLGGGAVDKGGAGIQLTAPDIAENGAVVPLVVTSTLPGTDLIAILVEKNPNTLAATFAIPAGTDPFVSTRVKMGETSQVYAAVRANGKWVLASKEVKVTLGGCGG, encoded by the coding sequence ATGAATGACGCAATCAACCTGAGCCGCCGCGACGTGCTGCGCGCCGGCGCCATGATGGCGCTGCTGGTGTCTGCCGGCATTGCCACGCCGGCCCAGGCGGCCGAGTGGAACAAGGCCGCCTTTGCCGTCAAGGGCGTGAACGAAGTGCTCAAGCAACTGGGCGGCGGCGCGGTCGACAAGGGCGGCGCCGGCATCCAGCTCACCGCACCGGACATTGCCGAGAACGGCGCCGTGGTGCCGCTGGTCGTGACGAGCACGCTGCCGGGCACCGACCTCATCGCCATCCTGGTCGAAAAGAACCCGAACACGCTGGCCGCCACGTTTGCCATTCCGGCCGGCACCGACCCGTTTGTCAGCACGCGCGTAAAGATGGGCGAGACCTCGCAGGTCTACGCCGCCGTGCGCGCTAACGGCAAATGGGTGCTGGCGAGCAAGGAAGTGAAGGTCACCCTTGGTGGCTGCGGCGGTTAA
- a CDS encoding c-type cytochrome: protein MKFAPTLAAAAVLAGLALSATPALAAVDAARALSIANQNACMGCHAVDRKLVGPAYQDVAAKYKGDAGAQARLIKKVREGGMGNWGQIPMPANPKIADADLKTVIDWVLAGAPAK from the coding sequence ATGAAGTTCGCCCCCACGCTCGCCGCTGCGGCGGTGCTGGCCGGCCTGGCGCTGTCCGCCACGCCCGCGCTGGCTGCCGTTGATGCTGCCCGCGCCCTGTCCATCGCCAACCAGAACGCCTGCATGGGCTGCCACGCCGTCGACCGCAAGCTCGTCGGCCCGGCCTACCAGGACGTTGCCGCCAAGTACAAGGGCGATGCCGGCGCGCAAGCCAGGCTCATCAAGAAGGTGCGCGAAGGCGGCATGGGCAACTGGGGCCAGATCCCGATGCCGGCCAATCCCAAGATTGCCGATGCCGATCTGAAAACCGTGATCGACTGGGTGCTCGCGGGCGCCCCGGCCAAGTGA
- a CDS encoding EamA family transporter gives MSPKDLLLALTVVLVWGVNFVVIKVGLHGVPPMLLGALRFALVAFPAVLFVPRPKIALKWLVAYGATISFGQFAFLFSAMYVGMPAGLASLVLQSQAFFTLTIAAIVLREPIRWFHLAGMAVAAGGLAIIGMAGGGSVTGMTTAGFLLTLCAAFSWASGNIVTKRVGPVNVVSLVVWGAAIPPVPFFLLSYWLEGPEQIAHSLANISASSIGAIVYLSFGATIFGYSLWSRLLARYAASQVAPLTLLVPVVGLVSAAVLLGERLVPAQWLGGAVVMAGLLLNVFGGRLAARRAMA, from the coding sequence ATGTCTCCCAAGGATCTGCTGCTGGCCCTGACCGTTGTGCTGGTGTGGGGCGTCAACTTCGTCGTTATCAAGGTGGGCCTGCACGGCGTGCCGCCCATGCTGCTGGGTGCGCTGCGCTTTGCGCTGGTCGCGTTCCCGGCGGTGCTGTTCGTGCCGCGCCCCAAGATTGCGCTCAAGTGGCTGGTGGCTTACGGCGCCACCATCAGCTTTGGGCAGTTCGCGTTCCTGTTCTCGGCCATGTACGTGGGCATGCCGGCGGGGCTGGCCTCGCTGGTGCTGCAATCGCAGGCGTTCTTTACGCTGACGATTGCCGCCATCGTGCTGCGCGAGCCGATCCGCTGGTTCCATCTGGCCGGCATGGCGGTGGCTGCGGGCGGGCTGGCCATCATCGGCATGGCAGGCGGCGGCTCGGTCACGGGCATGACCACCGCCGGCTTCTTGCTGACGCTGTGCGCGGCGTTTTCGTGGGCCAGCGGCAACATCGTCACCAAGCGCGTCGGGCCGGTAAATGTGGTGAGCCTGGTGGTGTGGGGCGCGGCCATCCCGCCCGTTCCGTTCTTCCTGCTGTCTTACTGGCTGGAGGGGCCGGAGCAGATTGCGCATAGCCTGGCGAACATCAGTGCGTCGAGCATCGGGGCGATCGTCTACCTGTCCTTTGGTGCCACCATCTTCGGCTACAGCCTGTGGAGCCGCCTGCTGGCGCGCTATGCGGCCAGCCAGGTCGCGCCGCTCACGCTGCTGGTGCCGGTGGTGGGGCTGGTGTCGGCCGCCGTGCTGCTTGGCGAGCGCCTGGTGCCCGCCCAATGGCTGGGCGGCGCCGTGGTCATGGCCGGGCTGCTGCTCAACGTGTTTGGTGGCCGGCTGGCGGCACGGCGCGCGATGGCCTGA
- a CDS encoding NAD(P)/FAD-dependent oxidoreductase yields MSEWLRKDRRALLRALGATALAGPLAACASLSGARNARVVVVGGGYGGATAAKYVRVFSGGRVDVTLVEPNAAFVSCPLSNLVLSGNRDMASITVPYDALVERHGVRWVRDRASAIDLGAKQVRLTGGGTLDYDRLILSPGIDFVPGAIPGLANAATAAQAPHAWKAGMQTLALRHRLEAMPNGGTVAISIPLAPYRCPPAPYERACLIAHWLQRAKPDSRVLILDANDDVTSKGALFKRVWAERYPQHIKYRPQYNAVDIDATGRVLKFDVQDDVQADVVNLIPPQRAGAIAVQAGLATANGRWCEVDFLSFESKVAPGVHVIGDAIQTAPLMPKSGHMANQHGKVAAAAVVAMLAGHAPDASPLYTNTCYSFATPDEAMHVATVHRYDAAEHTMVTVPGAGGLSDAPSATEGKLAQGWSRAIWSDMLG; encoded by the coding sequence ATGAGCGAATGGCTGCGCAAGGATCGACGCGCACTCTTGCGCGCGCTCGGGGCAACCGCGCTGGCCGGGCCGCTGGCCGCATGCGCATCGCTGTCGGGCGCGCGCAATGCGCGTGTGGTCGTAGTTGGGGGCGGATATGGCGGCGCGACGGCGGCCAAGTACGTGCGCGTGTTTTCTGGCGGCCGTGTCGACGTGACGCTGGTTGAGCCGAACGCCGCGTTCGTCTCGTGCCCGCTGTCGAACCTCGTGCTGTCGGGCAACCGTGACATGGCGTCGATCACCGTGCCGTATGACGCGCTGGTCGAGCGCCACGGCGTGCGGTGGGTGCGCGACCGCGCATCGGCCATCGACCTGGGAGCCAAGCAGGTGCGGCTGACCGGCGGCGGCACGCTCGACTACGACCGGCTGATTCTCTCGCCCGGTATCGACTTCGTGCCGGGCGCCATCCCGGGTCTCGCCAATGCGGCCACCGCCGCGCAAGCGCCGCATGCCTGGAAGGCCGGCATGCAGACATTGGCGCTGCGCCATCGGCTCGAAGCCATGCCCAACGGCGGCACGGTGGCGATCAGCATTCCGCTGGCGCCATACCGCTGCCCGCCCGCGCCGTACGAGCGCGCGTGCCTCATCGCCCATTGGCTGCAGCGCGCCAAGCCCGATTCGCGCGTGCTCATCCTCGATGCCAACGACGACGTCACCTCCAAGGGCGCGCTGTTCAAGCGCGTGTGGGCCGAGCGCTATCCGCAGCACATTAAATATCGCCCGCAATACAACGCCGTCGACATCGATGCCACGGGCCGCGTGCTCAAGTTCGATGTGCAGGACGACGTGCAGGCCGATGTCGTCAACCTGATCCCACCACAGCGCGCCGGGGCAATTGCCGTGCAGGCCGGCCTGGCGACGGCCAACGGGCGCTGGTGCGAAGTGGATTTCCTCTCGTTTGAATCCAAGGTGGCGCCGGGCGTGCATGTGATTGGCGATGCCATCCAGACCGCGCCGCTGATGCCCAAGTCGGGCCACATGGCCAACCAGCACGGCAAGGTGGCCGCCGCCGCCGTGGTGGCGATGCTGGCCGGCCACGCGCCCGACGCATCGCCGCTGTATACGAACACCTGCTACAGCTTCGCCACGCCCGACGAGGCCATGCACGTGGCAACCGTCCACCGCTACGACGCGGCCGAGCACACCATGGTGACGGTGCCCGGCGCCGGTGGGCTCTCCGATGCACCTTCGGCAACCGAGGGCAAGCTGGCTCAGGGCTGGAGCCGCGCCATCTGGTCGGACATGCTGGGTTAG
- a CDS encoding c-type cytochrome, giving the protein MPVVHRLAAAALLAALLTAHAAHAADRPPSNLQARTWAATCASCHHADTAPGAKLAAQTLQPLAGRSQAELIDAMQAFRSGTRPSTVMGQIARGYDDAQIAAIAGWLSRQPQEAP; this is encoded by the coding sequence ATGCCCGTCGTCCATCGCCTTGCCGCCGCAGCGTTGCTTGCGGCGCTGCTCACGGCTCATGCGGCCCATGCGGCCGATCGCCCACCCTCCAACCTGCAGGCCCGCACCTGGGCCGCCACGTGCGCCAGCTGCCATCACGCCGATACCGCGCCCGGTGCCAAGTTGGCCGCGCAGACGCTGCAACCGCTGGCCGGTCGCTCCCAGGCCGAGCTGATCGACGCAATGCAGGCCTTCCGCAGCGGCACGCGCCCCTCCACGGTGATGGGCCAGATCGCCCGCGGTTATGACGATGCGCAGATCGCCGCCATTGCCGGCTGGCTGTCACGCCAACCACAGGAGGCGCCATGA
- a CDS encoding BON domain-containing protein, whose protein sequence is MKLSSPTFARFRRTVTRTAVLAALAGVTATQLTACFPLFAGAVAGGVALATDRRPTATQTIDRGLQMEAENTLISRYDGRAHVNVTVYNRKVLLTGEAGTEQTKQEIGQYAQKLQNAREVVNELVVTPESSTFGSRTNDTYITTKVKSVLAGTEGVPWNSIKVTTEAQTVFLMGVVTEAEGNKATEAVRTVSGVNKVVKVFDYVSEDERKRLDANATSTNPSTAPDASQGTPAPAQGTPTATQAPAPVTSASPGVTVSPTNSPALPPGKQLP, encoded by the coding sequence ATGAAACTCTCGTCGCCTACGTTTGCCCGTTTCCGTCGCACGGTCACGCGCACCGCCGTGCTGGCCGCCCTGGCCGGCGTTACCGCCACGCAGTTGACCGCCTGCTTCCCGCTGTTTGCAGGCGCCGTGGCCGGCGGCGTGGCGCTTGCCACCGACCGCCGCCCGACCGCCACCCAGACCATCGACCGCGGCCTGCAGATGGAAGCCGAGAACACGCTGATCTCGCGCTACGACGGCCGTGCCCACGTCAACGTGACGGTCTACAACCGCAAGGTCCTGCTGACCGGCGAAGCCGGCACCGAGCAGACCAAGCAGGAGATCGGCCAATACGCGCAGAAGCTGCAGAACGCACGCGAGGTCGTCAACGAGCTCGTGGTGACGCCGGAGTCGAGCACATTCGGCTCACGCACCAACGATACGTACATCACCACCAAGGTGAAGAGCGTGCTGGCCGGCACCGAAGGCGTGCCCTGGAACTCCATCAAGGTGACCACCGAAGCGCAGACCGTCTTCCTGATGGGCGTGGTGACCGAGGCCGAAGGCAACAAGGCCACCGAAGCCGTGCGCACCGTGAGCGGCGTGAACAAGGTCGTGAAGGTGTTCGACTATGTGAGCGAAGACGAGCGCAAGCGTCTGGACGCCAATGCAACGTCGACCAACCCGTCGACCGCGCCCGATGCGTCGCAAGGCACGCCGGCGCCGGCGCAGGGTACGCCAACGGCCACGCAGGCACCGGCGCCCGTCACCTCGGCCTCGCCTGGCGTGACCGTGTCGCCGACCAACTCGCCGGCGCTGCCGCCGGGCAAACAACTGCCTTAA
- a CDS encoding YraN family protein — protein sequence MHAPQPITAATGEAGEDRALRYLQARGLAVVSRNYRCKGGEIDLVMRDAAGALVFVEVRARVARSTQRFGGAAASVTPAKQRRLIAAAEDFLARQVEDVPACRFDVIAIDGARIEWMRDAFGADA from the coding sequence ATGCATGCGCCGCAGCCCATCACAGCCGCCACCGGTGAAGCCGGTGAAGACCGCGCGCTGCGCTACTTGCAGGCGCGCGGCTTGGCCGTGGTCAGTCGCAATTATCGCTGCAAGGGCGGTGAAATCGATCTGGTGATGCGCGATGCGGCCGGCGCCCTGGTATTCGTTGAGGTGCGTGCCCGCGTGGCGCGCTCCACGCAGCGTTTCGGCGGGGCGGCGGCGAGTGTCACGCCCGCCAAGCAGCGGCGCCTGATTGCCGCGGCTGAAGATTTTCTCGCGCGGCAGGTTGAAGATGTGCCGGCCTGCCGCTTTGACGTCATCGCCATCGACGGTGCGCGTATCGAATGGATGCGCGATGCCTTTGGTGCAGACGCCTAA
- the rsmI gene encoding 16S rRNA (cytidine(1402)-2'-O)-methyltransferase, whose product MSDPDWTLLAHDQHYPAGALYVVATPIGNAADVSLRARYVLGIVDAVACEDTRNTGQLLNRLGLSRPMLAAHEHNEREAAARIVARLAQGERIAYVSDAGTPGVSDPGSRIVEAVRAAGQRVIPLPGASAVVTALSAAGELLDTSGGQFTFVGFLPPKAGQRDAAIRQWAAHGPAWVLYEAPHRIEATLAALAEHLPARRLLIGRELTKLFEQIVVLPAAEAPAWLAADASHGKGEFVLVVEGAGAQDAAPTAMAADQVLRLLLAELPAKRAAKLTGAITGAPVDALYQSALALKNERKD is encoded by the coding sequence GTGAGTGATCCTGACTGGACCCTGCTGGCGCACGACCAGCACTATCCCGCCGGCGCATTATATGTGGTGGCCACCCCCATCGGGAACGCTGCCGACGTGTCGCTGCGGGCGCGCTACGTGCTGGGCATCGTCGACGCGGTGGCCTGCGAAGACACGCGCAACACCGGGCAACTGCTCAATCGGCTGGGGCTGTCGCGACCGATGCTCGCGGCGCACGAACACAACGAGCGCGAGGCCGCTGCGCGCATCGTCGCGCGCCTCGCACAGGGCGAGCGCATCGCTTATGTGTCCGATGCGGGCACGCCGGGCGTGTCGGACCCTGGCTCGCGCATTGTCGAGGCGGTGCGCGCTGCAGGCCAGCGCGTGATTCCGCTGCCGGGCGCCAGCGCCGTGGTGACGGCGCTGTCCGCCGCCGGGGAACTGCTCGACACGTCCGGTGGGCAATTCACCTTTGTCGGCTTCCTGCCACCCAAGGCCGGGCAACGCGACGCGGCCATCCGTCAATGGGCAGCGCACGGGCCGGCATGGGTTCTCTACGAGGCACCGCATCGCATCGAGGCCACGCTCGCCGCATTGGCAGAACACTTGCCCGCCCGACGCCTCCTGATCGGCCGTGAGTTGACCAAGCTGTTCGAGCAGATCGTCGTGCTGCCTGCTGCGGAGGCACCCGCATGGCTTGCCGCCGATGCCTCGCATGGCAAGGGCGAATTCGTATTGGTGGTGGAAGGCGCAGGCGCGCAAGACGCTGCACCGACGGCCATGGCGGCGGACCAGGTCTTGCGTCTGCTGTTGGCCGAGCTGCCCGCCAAGCGCGCAGCCAAGCTGACTGGAGCGATTACGGGGGCGCCCGTCGACGCGCTATATCAAAGCGCGCTGGCGTTGAAAAACGAGAGGAAGGACTGA
- a CDS encoding septal ring lytic transglycosylase RlpA family protein, translating into MLKLTHLNSSHSAGRTLRAWLTHGAALLVLAGCAAVPGEPPAGGQSGLQASKPAAPTLKVADPRDNPDAWGTLSFRGAPDSSSLKLDENTDTSPGLRADLGTFEQRGLASWYGRGFHGRRTASGERFDMNAFTVAHPSLPLQSWVLVRNLANDRVVVAKVTDRGPYYGKRILDMSYAAAKRLDFVKRGSTQVEIRRLSRAEVEALRPELTQTDVASNDGDADVGGDEPAPVKKKAVKRRVRHHR; encoded by the coding sequence ATGCTTAAGTTGACCCACCTCAATTCCAGCCATTCGGCCGGCCGCACGCTGCGTGCCTGGTTGACGCATGGCGCCGCGCTGCTGGTGCTGGCGGGCTGTGCCGCCGTTCCTGGCGAGCCGCCCGCGGGTGGGCAATCCGGCCTTCAGGCCAGCAAGCCCGCAGCGCCCACCTTGAAGGTGGCCGACCCGCGCGACAACCCCGATGCCTGGGGTACGCTGTCGTTCCGCGGCGCGCCGGATTCGAGCAGCCTGAAGCTCGACGAGAACACCGATACGAGCCCCGGCCTGCGCGCCGACCTCGGCACGTTTGAGCAGCGCGGCCTGGCCTCGTGGTACGGCCGCGGCTTCCACGGCCGCCGCACCGCCAGTGGCGAGCGCTTCGACATGAACGCCTTCACGGTGGCGCACCCGTCGCTGCCGCTGCAGAGTTGGGTGCTCGTGCGCAACCTCGCCAATGATCGTGTGGTCGTGGCCAAGGTGACGGATCGCGGCCCGTACTATGGCAAGCGCATCCTCGATATGTCGTATGCCGCGGCCAAGCGGCTCGACTTCGTCAAGCGCGGTTCAACGCAGGTGGAAATCCGCCGACTGTCGCGCGCTGAAGTTGAAGCGCTGCGCCCCGAGCTGACGCAAACCGATGTCGCCAGCAACGATGGCGATGCCGATGTGGGTGGCGATGAACCCGCACCGGTGAAGAAGAAAGCGGTCAAGCGTCGCGTCAGGCACCACCGCTGA